The Imtechella halotolerans DNA window TCCAAGGAGGTAAGAAATGGAATGATCAGTTCTTTGTATGGAATGGTTACATTAAGACCAATCAATGTAGGATTTTGTGTAATAACATCAGGGAACTCTTCAATGGATTGAATATCAAAATTAGTGTAGTGATGCCCTGTAAGCTGTAACTTTTGAAATTTATCACTAAAATATCCTCTTGAAAAAGAGTATGATATATTTCTTCCTACCAGTCCAAAAAGATGGGTGCTATTTTCGTGTACGTTGTCCATACCAATCCAGTGCTAAAACAATAAAGATTCCAAAGATAACAAAACCTAACGCAAGCCATGTTTCATTATTATGTAGCTCAGGTAGGTAGCGGGTATAGTTTTCAATGATTTTTTCTCCATTAGAATCCAATAGGAATTCCCCTGTGGCATCTTGACTGTATATGGTTTTTTTCCATGGCCATACCACCCCCAATGAGCCTGATATAAATCCAATAATTACCGCTGTTGTTATGTTTTTAAAATGTTTTAGAACATAGGACAGTACATGGGATAATGTAACAAGTCCCGTGGCTGATCCTGCTGTAAATGAAGCTAATATGGCGAGCATATTCATGCGTTTTTGATTTTCTATAAAACCAAAATCTCCTCTAAAAAGTTCAGCCATGGTATCGTATAAGGCATTTACCGAATCCACCAGTAGCAGCACATAATTTCCAAGTAGAATAAGAATAAATGAACCGGATAAACCCGGAAGTGTCATTCCGGAAACACTGATAATTCCACAGAAAAACACAAAGAAAAGATTGTTATTTTCTTTGGCAGGACTTAAAAAACTAATAGAAATACCAACGGCTATCCCAATTATAAAGGCAATAATTGTTTTTCTGTTCCAATGATTAAAATCCTTGGAAATATAATAGACTGAGCCAATGATCATTCCGAAAAAAGTCGCCCAGACAAACAGCTCCTTTTTAGCGATAAAGTAGTCTAGTAATTTAGAGACACTAAAGTAACTAAACAACATACCAGCCAGCAGTAATGATAAAAAGCGCCCATTGATATATCTGTAAAAACTTTTATATCGTCCGTTGATTAACAGTTTGAAGGCCTTTGCGTTTATTTTTTGGAGTGAATAAATGAATTCTTCATAAAATCCAGCGACAAAAGCAACAATTCCTCCCGATACTCCCGGTACTTTATTGGCAGCACCCATAGCCAATCCTTTGATAAATAAAAATACTTTATCCTGAAGGGTACGGGTCGCTTCCATTGCTTATTCAGATTTTGTAGCTAATTTTTCTAAAAAGAATATAGTCAAAAAGCCGATAAACATCAGTATAACAGCCCAAAGTAATTGAGATTCCCCTTCAAAAGTCAAGGGAGATATACTTTCTTGTAGTAAGGGATGTGCTTCGCCATGAGAGTCAGTATACCAGCTAAGGGTTTTTTTCCAAGGCCAGATTTTATTTAAAGATCCTAGGATAAAACCGGTAAGAACCGCTAGTGTGATGGATTTATAGTGATGAAACATCCATTTTAGTAATCGAGAAAAGCTTAAAAGTCCAAAAATAGCACCAAGCCCTACCACGCCAATAATTGTGAAGTTTTTTTCGTCTACGGCTGTTAAAACGGTTTTATAGGCCCCTAGAAGTACTAGAATAAAGGCTCCTGAGATTCCAGGGAGTATCATGGCACAGATAGCTAGGGCACCAGCCAAGAATAGGAAAAGGAGGTTTCCAGATTGGCTCATTGGCGGTAGTGTAGTAATGTAGTAGGCACCGACAGCTCCAATAACAAGAGCAATTACATAACTTAGTTTCCATTGTTTGATTTCTTTGGCTACAAAAACAACACTAGCTAGCACCAGCCCGAAAAAGAACGACCATAATAGAATTGGTTCATTCTCTAGTAGCCATTTTATACCCTTGGCAAGGGATACAATACTAATAAAAACTCCTAAGAGTAATGCCAGTAGAAAATTACCATTGGCCTTTTTCCAAGCTGCCGAAATCCCGTCCTTTCGCAAGGTCTTTACCAACGAAAAATTAACGTTGTTTATGGTCTCGATAAGTTCCTCATAGATGCCCGAAATAAAGGCGATAGTTCCTCCTGATACTCCGGGAACCACATCGGCGGCTCCCATAGCCATTCCTTTTAACGTAATAAAGGCGTAGTCTGTAAGTTTTCTCTGCATAAAATGACTATTCTTGCTGGACAAAAATAGTTAAAATTAAGCGGATGCGTTTTTAAATTCTGTTATAATATTCTTAACACTTAATCGATTGTACACCGAGGGGAAATGTTTTTCCAAAATATAGGCTTGTTTTGGGTTGTTACGCAGTGCGTTACGCAGGTGATAACTGCCTTTTGCACCATCAGAAACCAGGTAGTACAATGCCGCTAATCTCACTTCTAAAACAGCCTCTTCCGGGTAGAACTCAAGACCCTGTAATAATGTTAAAATAGCTGAATCATATTCTCCTAAATGAGTAAGCACATCGGTCCATGAAATCCAGGTATCCAACTCGTAATTTCCCAACTCAATTGTTTTTTGATAGGCAATATCTGACTCTTCAAAAAACTGAAGTTGTTTGTTGATTTCCGCACTTCGTTTCCAATACAATACATTTTCTTCATCTATTTGTATGGCCTTATTAATATAGTAAAGTGCTTTTTCAAAATTTTCTTGACGGTAATAGAAGTCCGTAATCGCTATCCATCCTTTATCGAGTAGGGGATCTTCATGAACGGTTTTGTAATAAAACTGTTTGGCAAGTTCATTATTACCTAGTTTTTCATGACATTTTCCGATACGAAGATAGGCAAAGGATGTAGGGTCTTCCAGCCCCAGGGTGATTTCATAATTCTCGATGGCTTCATTATAGCGTTTAAGTTTTTCGAGAACTTTTCCCTTTTCAAAATAAGCGCCTATGAACCGATCATCAGATATGATAGCAAAATCAAAACTAGCCAAGGCTTCTTTATACATGGATTTGATAAAGAATTGCTTGCCAAGCTGATGCCATGCTACCTCGCAGTAGGGATTGGATTCTAAGTACTGGTTTAGAAAATCTATCGCCTCATCGTGTTCTTCCAGGTATTCAAAGCAGTAAATGGCATTATACAGCGATGCATAGTCCTCAGGCTCCTCCTCTAAACATTTGATAAAATTCACTTTGGCCGAGGCGTAGTCGTCCATAAATAAATATTCCATGCCGATAAGGGCATGAATATCCGTGGTATCGTCGGTAAGAGAAAGCGCAATATTTAAAAGGTGTATAGCTTGTGAATGCTCATCCTTTTTAGAGTAAATATTAGCCTTTTGGATATAGATTTCTTCATTTGAAGATTCAATTTCCAATAATTCATCTAGCAATTTTTCGGCTACTTCCAGCTGGTTTTCGAAAACCATTATTTCTATTTGAAGCAATTTCAACTCAATAGACGAGGGATGCTGACCTAGCCCAATTTGTATGGCTTTTTTGGCTTTGCTTACTTTTCCTTCATCCAAATAATGATGTGTAATATTTTCAAATTCGGTGGCATCGAAGAAATACACATCATTGGTTTTCAGCATGGATTCAAATCGTGCTATAGGGAACTCTTCATCTTCATGTGAACTAAATGGCATAGGCGATGCTTTTTAAGGTTCTTGTTATTAAAATTACGTTTTGAAAGCAATGATACTAGGAAAACAGGGGGTTTCTTATTAACAAATTAGTTAACAGCTTTCTGCTCCCATTTATGTAAAAGAGAAACGATCAGCTCACAACCTTTCTTGATTTCTTCTTCGCTCAGAGTCAAGGGAGGAGATATACGAATGGCTTTAGGTTCAAATAGCAACCAAAAAAGGATTAACCCTTCCTTCATAGCTTCTAAAACGACAAAGTTGGTTATTTCTTCTGAAGGAGTCATGGCAGCTAGCATCAATCCTTTACCTCTAACCTCAGTAATTAACGGATGTACCAGGTATTTTCTAAACAGCGCTTCCTTTTCAAGAGCCTGAGCCATTAAGGAGGTTTCTGTTACTTCCTGTAGTGTGGCAAGAGCCGCAGCAGCAATTACGGGATGTCCTCCAAAAGTGGTGATATGTCCCAGTTTGGGTCCGTGGGTCAGAAGTTGCATGTATTCCTTTTTAGCGGTAAAGGCTCCAATGGGCATTCCGCCACCCATACCTTTGCCCATTACCAGAATGTCAGGCACTACATCGTAGTTCTGAAATCCGAATAGCTTTCCGGTGCGACCAAATCCGGGCTGAATTTCATCAATGATTAGCAGTGCACCCACTTCTTCACAACGTTTTTTTACCTTGGAAAGGTAGCCATTAGCCGGTTCAATAAAACCTGCGCCACCCTGAATACTCTCTAGAATCACACCTGCTGTGCGATGGGTAATTTTTTGTATATCTTCTTCCTTATTGAATTCAATAAAATCTACATCCGGAAGTAGGGGACGATAGGCTTGTTTACGTTGCTCATAGCCCATTACACTCATAGATCCCTGGGTATTCCCATGATAGGCATTCTTAGCAGAAATAAGTTGTGTGCGACCCGTAACTCTTTTAGCTAGTTTTAAGGCTCCTTCGGTAGCTTCTGTACCCGAGTTTACCAAATAGGTGGTTTCTAAAGGCTGGGGTAAGTGTTGGGCCAATAATTTAGAAAGTAAAACAGCCGGCTCTTGTACATACTCCCCATACACCATTACATGCATGTATTTTTCAGCTTGGTCTTTGATGGCCTTAACGACTTTTGGGTGGCTATGTCCAAGAGTACAGGCTGAAACACCCGCTACAAAATCAAGATAGGCCTTGCCATCGGTGGTATAAATATAGCTACCCTTGGCATGAGATACTTCTAATGCGAGGGGATAGGGAGAGGTTTGGGCCTGGTATTGTAAAAAGTCATTTTTGAGATTCATAAAACAGGAAATTATACTGTTAAAGATGAATGGTAATTTAATTTAATGTGCTAGGCAACTACTGCTATGCAGACTTATTCTTTGCTTGGTACTTGCTTTTTTGCAGTATTGGTAGATGGTTTGTTGGGGTCTACTTTAGGTATGATTCCTTGACGTTGCTGTTCTTCGGTATCAATATCAATAGGGTTGTCTATTCCACGTATTTTAACTAATTCAATGGCAAGGTCATCCTGGTCAAAGAGATCCTCTTTTGAACGAATACGCTCCTCCCCATACCATACAAAACCAAGCAATCTTCGAGCATTGGTTGGGAGATCTTCCTCTGGGGTTATCTCACCATCAGCATCTTGGATAAAGGTTATTTCTTCTATTTTCTGATCCTTGTCAAAGGTAATATTAATCGCACTACAAATGGTTTTATTAATACCCGTAAGTACATTACTATCGTCATAAATATGATAGATTACTTCCGTATTTTGGACAATGTCAACTTCGTAAAGACGATTATCTCTAAACTTTCCATACAGGTTTTTTCCTTTGGTTTGATTATACCCATCACCGAGGGTGTCTTTTTCTATAATAAAAGCGTTGTTAATAACCTTAAGGGAATCTAATTTTTCAGTTTCTAGGTTAGAGATCAGATGAATACTGTCACCGGTCATTTGGTTTTCACCACTCCATAGGATGGGACGTTTAATAAGCTGGGTAATTCCAGTTTTTTGGGAGGAATGTATAGAGTCGCATTTACCGCTTAAATCAGATTTGTAAAAGCGAGCATTATTAAAGGCACGTATTACTCGTTCTCCTTCCTTGCCGGTTACCATGAGCTTGTCTCCATGGATAAACATAGAATCATTATCTACAAGACTAATGGCCACTGCTTTTTTGGTAACAAACATAGAATCCTGTGCTTTCCAGACTTCGGCGTAGTGCCCTTGTACAATACCGTTATTCACCGTATCTAAAATATGGATGTTGTTGGTAGAGGCAGCAAATTGTTTTTGTTTATCAAAAAACACACTATCTCCTTTGATGATTTTCTGGTCATAGTCAATACGGGTATTTTTAACCCCATATCCTTGTTCTATTTTGGTGTCGTAAAATCCACGTTCACAATACATCACATAATCTTCTCCAATAATGGTGGTGGGGCCATAGAGATAGGCGTTTCGGCTGTCTGTATAGTAATCGAGTTCTTGTGAAGAAACATTAAATTCTGGATTGGTTATGATGACTTCTGAAACAAACTGGTATTTTTTGGGTTCTAGCAGGTAACGACCTCTTTGACTAGTAAGTACATTATCTTGATCAGTTACCGTACCAAAACTGTTATAAAATACTTCTTGTATGTTTCTGTCAAAAAATAATTCTTCAGTAGTTAGTGTGGTAGTTTCATTTCGAAGTGACACCTTTTCTCGGGCAACAGCCTGTTTTGTATTTCCATTGTATTCAATATACGCACTGTTCATTTTAATGGAGTCACCCTGTTGAAGGTATACATCTCCAAAGGCTTTGACAACATTTTGTTCCTGGTAGTATATGGCCATGTTACACCAAACATCTATTCCTTGATGTTGGAATTGAACTTGTTGGCCGTCACTGCTAAAAATAGAAGCGCCAGGGTACTTTAATTCGTTTTTAGAAAAGGTACCTCCATAAATAATGTCTATTTTTCTTTTCTCTTGAGCATGTATAGTTAACATGCAAAAGAATGCAATAACGAATGTATATCTGAATAGTGCGTTCAAGGGCTATTTTAAAAAAATTATGTCAAAAGTACAGCTTTTTACGAAACCTGATTTTTAATTAAAAGCTAACGGCATCTTTTTGTGAAAATTTTAGGTATATATCACTTGAATCCAGAGGTTTGTCAAACTTATTTTGCTCAATCCGTATCTTTTTTACTTTTTCAAAGTAAAACCGATGGGTGTTCCAATGAAAGGGTTTAAAATCCGTATTTGTTTGAATCAAATTATTTTTAAATACCAGGTCTGAAACTGATTTGGCATACAATATTGGTTTGTCAAAGGTGTGAAAGGTGTTATCTTCAATGGTAATACCCGAGTGGAAATACTTTTCTTGATTTTCTAAATCCGGTATTTCCGGGTAGATAGATATAATGGCATTGGTGAATTGGTACTGGGAGGTAAGCGCGTTTATAAAGGTGTTATTTTTTATTAGTACCTCCTTACAGGCGCCGGTTTCATACCAGCCATTACTATCTCCGCAAAGTAGAATTGCGGTTCCATGGGTGTGATCAAAGAGGTTATCAGCGCATACTACCTTTTTGGGTGTGCTAAACAATGCACCCCGGGCCCGGTTATTTTGTATGGTATTATGATTGAAAATCACCTCAGGAGTCCAACTGAGGTTTTCAATGCCCCAATGGCTATCATCCCCAATATGTGAGGCTAATGGTGTTGAAAAACTAATGATAAATTCTTTAGCGCCATGATTGGTTTGTGAATCTGCTGGAGTAATCGATTTGATAGTGTTTCGGGCATGCTCATACTCCATAGTCTTCGATCGTATAAACTGTACTTCATCTCCGGATTCACCCCAAAAGAATCCCCATGCCTGTGGATGCATATAAGCGGCTTTTACCGTTTGATTGTCAATTCGCTCCATTATTTTTAAATACGTTCCATGCACATTGATGGCATCATCAGCCATTCCTTCATAGAAACCATATTCAGATTTTATCAGACCTCGGCAACCCGAAAAGTGGGTGGCGTCTGCCTGGGTGGTAAAGTAACGATCACTTCCTTCTTTTAAACGAACAGCGAATTTGTTAAGGGTGATGTTTTCACTGGTTTGGGCAATCAGTCCCATACCTTCGGCATAATGCACAGTGACATTATCTAAAAAGGTGTCTTGGCAATAGTCAATAAAGATGCCTGGGGTTGGTCGGTGATAGGTTCTAAGGGCAATACGCTGCCCAACACTTACATTTTTAAGGTAAGACCAATCTGTTATTTTAAAATGGTTTGGAGACTGTTCTGCAATACTTGAGGAGCTGAATTCAACATCGCTAAAGCGATA harbors:
- a CDS encoding DUF368 domain-containing protein, yielding MQRKLTDYAFITLKGMAMGAADVVPGVSGGTIAFISGIYEELIETINNVNFSLVKTLRKDGISAAWKKANGNFLLALLLGVFISIVSLAKGIKWLLENEPILLWSFFFGLVLASVVFVAKEIKQWKLSYVIALVIGAVGAYYITTLPPMSQSGNLLFLFLAGALAICAMILPGISGAFILVLLGAYKTVLTAVDEKNFTIIGVVGLGAIFGLLSFSRLLKWMFHHYKSITLAVLTGFILGSLNKIWPWKKTLSWYTDSHGEAHPLLQESISPLTFEGESQLLWAVILMFIGFLTIFFLEKLATKSE
- a CDS encoding tetratricopeptide repeat protein, with product MPFSSHEDEEFPIARFESMLKTNDVYFFDATEFENITHHYLDEGKVSKAKKAIQIGLGQHPSSIELKLLQIEIMVFENQLEVAEKLLDELLEIESSNEEIYIQKANIYSKKDEHSQAIHLLNIALSLTDDTTDIHALIGMEYLFMDDYASAKVNFIKCLEEEPEDYASLYNAIYCFEYLEEHDEAIDFLNQYLESNPYCEVAWHQLGKQFFIKSMYKEALASFDFAIISDDRFIGAYFEKGKVLEKLKRYNEAIENYEITLGLEDPTSFAYLRIGKCHEKLGNNELAKQFYYKTVHEDPLLDKGWIAITDFYYRQENFEKALYYINKAIQIDEENVLYWKRSAEINKQLQFFEESDIAYQKTIELGNYELDTWISWTDVLTHLGEYDSAILTLLQGLEFYPEEAVLEVRLAALYYLVSDGAKGSYHLRNALRNNPKQAYILEKHFPSVYNRLSVKNIITEFKNASA
- a CDS encoding OstA-like protein, giving the protein MLTIHAQEKRKIDIIYGGTFSKNELKYPGASIFSSDGQQVQFQHQGIDVWCNMAIYYQEQNVVKAFGDVYLQQGDSIKMNSAYIEYNGNTKQAVAREKVSLRNETTTLTTEELFFDRNIQEVFYNSFGTVTDQDNVLTSQRGRYLLEPKKYQFVSEVIITNPEFNVSSQELDYYTDSRNAYLYGPTTIIGEDYVMYCERGFYDTKIEQGYGVKNTRIDYDQKIIKGDSVFFDKQKQFAASTNNIHILDTVNNGIVQGHYAEVWKAQDSMFVTKKAVAISLVDNDSMFIHGDKLMVTGKEGERVIRAFNNARFYKSDLSGKCDSIHSSQKTGITQLIKRPILWSGENQMTGDSIHLISNLETEKLDSLKVINNAFIIEKDTLGDGYNQTKGKNLYGKFRDNRLYEVDIVQNTEVIYHIYDDSNVLTGINKTICSAINITFDKDQKIEEITFIQDADGEITPEEDLPTNARRLLGFVWYGEERIRSKEDLFDQDDLAIELVKIRGIDNPIDIDTEEQQRQGIIPKVDPNKPSTNTAKKQVPSKE
- a CDS encoding DUF368 domain-containing protein; its protein translation is MEATRTLQDKVFLFIKGLAMGAANKVPGVSGGIVAFVAGFYEEFIYSLQKINAKAFKLLINGRYKSFYRYINGRFLSLLLAGMLFSYFSVSKLLDYFIAKKELFVWATFFGMIIGSVYYISKDFNHWNRKTIIAFIIGIAVGISISFLSPAKENNNLFFVFFCGIISVSGMTLPGLSGSFILILLGNYVLLLVDSVNALYDTMAELFRGDFGFIENQKRMNMLAILASFTAGSATGLVTLSHVLSYVLKHFKNITTAVIIGFISGSLGVVWPWKKTIYSQDATGEFLLDSNGEKIIENYTRYLPELHNNETWLALGFVIFGIFIVLALDWYGQRTRK
- a CDS encoding aspartate aminotransferase family protein, whose protein sequence is MNLKNDFLQYQAQTSPYPLALEVSHAKGSYIYTTDGKAYLDFVAGVSACTLGHSHPKVVKAIKDQAEKYMHVMVYGEYVQEPAVLLSKLLAQHLPQPLETTYLVNSGTEATEGALKLAKRVTGRTQLISAKNAYHGNTQGSMSVMGYEQRKQAYRPLLPDVDFIEFNKEEDIQKITHRTAGVILESIQGGAGFIEPANGYLSKVKKRCEEVGALLIIDEIQPGFGRTGKLFGFQNYDVVPDILVMGKGMGGGMPIGAFTAKKEYMQLLTHGPKLGHITTFGGHPVIAAAALATLQEVTETSLMAQALEKEALFRKYLVHPLITEVRGKGLMLAAMTPSEEITNFVVLEAMKEGLILFWLLFEPKAIRISPPLTLSEEEIKKGCELIVSLLHKWEQKAVN
- a CDS encoding alpha-1,3-galactosidase-related protein yields the protein MNYFLSLLLIVTVSNSCRNTTPHTITLEDPTTTSSSDKDWSPVVKSLLDNFKSTTSKQAVVIKLPKDTYHFYPDKAFEKELYISNHDQDNPKKVAFYLEDLHNVTIDGQGSQLLFHGRMIPFVLKNCSNIRLQNFSIDFELPQIRQLTIKQVDSLREYAIAELSPKDHYKVENNKLVFTGLGYTLTPYTSMVFNEDKRLAYRFSDVEFSSSSIAEQSPNHFKITDWSYLKNVSVGQRIALRTYHRPTPGIFIDYCQDTFLDNVTVHYAEGMGLIAQTSENITLNKFAVRLKEGSDRYFTTQADATHFSGCRGLIKSEYGFYEGMADDAINVHGTYLKIMERIDNQTVKAAYMHPQAWGFFWGESGDEVQFIRSKTMEYEHARNTIKSITPADSQTNHGAKEFIISFSTPLASHIGDDSHWGIENLSWTPEVIFNHNTIQNNRARGALFSTPKKVVCADNLFDHTHGTAILLCGDSNGWYETGACKEVLIKNNTFINALTSQYQFTNAIISIYPEIPDLENQEKYFHSGITIEDNTFHTFDKPILYAKSVSDLVFKNNLIQTNTDFKPFHWNTHRFYFEKVKKIRIEQNKFDKPLDSSDIYLKFSQKDAVSF